The nucleotide sequence gggcagggactgtctcttgcaACGTCTgttcagcacctggcacaatggggtcctgatctgAGGGGCTCTAGAccactggttcccaaccttttcagtaacgtGGCACACTTCACTGAAAATCCCACGCCACACCCACTTTTCTCAGCTGAGCCCATTGCTCAGAAATGTCACTTCTACTTACTTTTATTATCGTTACGCTGTTACGAgaatcagagggggagctgagttagtctgtatcttcaataacagcaagaagtcccgtggcaccttgtagactaacaaatattttggagcataagcttctgtgggcaaagaccatcggccaaagcgggtctttgtccacaaaagctcaagctccaaaatatctgttagtctgtcaggtgccacaggacttcttgttggtcttactagagaggtttgcaacatcgTAGTGGATATGACGAGCTAAGTGTGGATGGAATCCATTGATGTTTAATATCCACCACAGGATGTACCGTCTTTGACattgagcacagacacattttcaaaatctgctcatcATGACTATTTCTAACCAGTCATAGGCATCTATCTGTTTGACACGCAGCACTTGGTTCAGGCATCTGAATTTTGCATTTGCACGTTATGAATTTCACATTTGTAACTGTTTTAGAAGCGTAATTTTTATTCAGTAATTGAACTGATAAGTAATTTAAATTTAGTGgatcacagcaaaatgcaaagtAGAGTAAACAGCACCTTACTGTACTGGAAACTTGGGCCTGCCAGTGTGCAAAGAGGTGGGCAAGTGggggctccagagagcaggctcccctcctaTTCAACCCATTGAAGCTGGGacctggcattttaaccatgtcCCAGCTCAAGAGGCTCCCGCCCTCGCTCTGTCTCCCCTTGCAACAGCAGGGAATGAGGGTGGGCTCCTTGCCAGCATGACTGGGCTCCCGTGGGATTGGCATTTCCCCTCCTGGCAAAGAGCCTGTATGGGGGTGGGAATTAACCAACCCcacgccagctgggactcaggcagccttgctgcttctgccccagctggcGCAGGGCTGTCGATTTCCCTGCCAcactggctctgcaaagagctgtggggaggggaaactgatgaaatgtCATGGCATGCTGCTTAAAAACCACTGCATTAGACGCTATAGTGCTAGCAGGATGGGTGTCTGTCGCTAGTAGAGCCATCAGCATCCACATGTACCCTTCCCAAGCACCCTATGGGCAGCCCCTCTGGAGGCCCCCTGGCCTTGTTGCCGTCTCTGCTTGTGGTGCTGCTTTGTGCTGCATGAGCTGTTAGTGTGGGACAGGTGTGAGCACCCAGCCTTGCTTGGCCCCCTTGGCTGTTGCCAGTTTGATTTGTTTTGTGAGTGAGACCTCAGGGCCACACCAGCCTCAAGTTCCTCAGTGCCTCCTcacaggcccctctctctgcaggtGGTGGATCTGTTAAACCAAGCTGCCCTGATCAGCAACGATGCTAAAATCAACCTCCTCAAACAGGTGAGCGAGGATgcgtccctgcccccaggcatggGATGGTGGAGGGACCCAGGAAGACAGATACATCCTGCTGGGCTCACTGTGCTCTGCACAGAGCCCCTCCTGTCACAGAAACactgggcagtgggtggggctgcGGGGCAGGGCGCTGCGgtgagcgtgggcagctgccaccagcctgagtctcacctgctgtccccttttccccccgtAGGTCCAGGAGCTAATTATAAACAAGGACCCCACCTTGCTGGATAACTTCCTGGATGTGAGTAGCCCTGGGCGCCGCCTGAGGCTCTAGGGACACCTTACAAACAGCCTTTCCTCACTCTCCCTGTAGCCATGTCAGGAGCCGGAGCGGTGCTGCCTACACCCCTTTATTCCCCCATGACAGCTGAGTGAGGTGGTGAACTCCTCTGactggcagagccagggacaTGGCTGGTGCCCAATAGAATATTAGCTCCCTGCTCGGTGGGCCCACAGCttgggggtgggagatgggggagaCTGCCGGAGCTGCCCCCTGGAGCCCCAGATGCCCTTCACACTGGCGTGTGCTGGGgaatgctggggctggcagctgcaggggacgTTGGAACCTGCTCGTTGTCAGAAACAGGCCCGAGGAGTGTGAATGTTCTTACGTGGGCCTAACCTGTAGCTTTCCGCAGCCTCCTCCTTGCCCTTTCTTGGGGACAGCCTAGCTGGGCCGCATGTCCCCAGTCCCATTCTGCCCTGCACCCTTCCCTCGCTCggccagctctgctgccagctgagcagctggggcTACCCCTGAATGTCTCCGTTTCCGACGGCAGGAGATCATCGCCTTCCAAGCGGACAAATCCATCGAAGTGCGCAAGTTTGTCATCGGCTTCATAGAAGAGGCCTGGTAAGGGTGGATTTGTTGCTGCCTCCCAGAGCCCTTCTCTGTAACCTTTCTGCCCACCGCAGTGTCTCAGTCTGAAGGTGCTCTGGGTCTGGGTGGAGAAGATAGGagtcccagccagccagctgccacactccccacagactgcagcagctgggagctctcccacCCCCCCTTCCTGCACTCGTTCTTTAACTCCAGCTAGGATCCACGCTGTGAGCAGACAAGGAGTGGGGCTGGTTGGTTACAGCAGGGGCTGCAAAGAGCCAGGATTCCTGAGTTCTGTtcctagctgggggaagggagaggaggggaggggagtccagTGGTtaggagccaggactcgtggGTTCTGCATCTTGCTCTGCCTTtgactccctgtgtgaccttggcaagTCTCTCCCTGCCTTGATTTCCCCACCTGCGCAAGGCGTGAGGTTTCCATGGAAGCCAGCAGCTCTGTTCCTGGACCAAGTGGGGGCAGGTTGTTGCAGTAGCTgctggctctgcttccagccagtgggggggcgggggcactgtCTGTCTCCCCCTTTGAATttgtcctccccccgccccagcaaaaGGGACATTGAGCTGCTGCTGAAGCTCATTGCCAACCTGAACATGCTGCTGAAGGACGAGAACGTCAACGTGGTGAAGAAGGCCATCCTTGCCATGACCCAGCTCTACAAGGTGGCGCTGCAGGTGAGCGCCCCTGGGCCAGCCTGCGCAGCCCCAGGCTGTGCTGGCAGAGGactctgggctgtgggggggggacccTCGGCTGCTCCGCCcaggcctctcccagcagggggtgctgcgggATGCTGGTTGTGtgaggggctcctggctgctccccCGGCCTCACCCAGCAGGGAGTGCTGTGAGGAAAGAGGCAGGGGCTTCTCCCAAATACTCCACTCctagcctctcccagcaggggatgccgtggggagcaggacagggcaCTGGTTGGGGGTGGAGCTCCCCACCTGTTTCAGTcctggcctcccccagcagggggcgatgtgagaagagcagcaggggcttctcccagcagggggcgctgtctgaaggggggagctcccagctgctcccccccggGTGCTGTGCGCCCCTctccagctgtggggggctgtcaGCACGGGGCAGCCGGCCTTGGcgctcacccttctcttctggcTCCCCGCAGTGGATGGTGAAGTCCAAGGTCATCAATGACCTGCAGGAGGCCTGCTGGGAGATGGTGTCAGCCATGGCCAGTGACATCATCCTGCTGCTGGACTCAGACAACGACGGCATCCGCACCCACGCCATCAAGTTCGTGGAGGGGCTGATCATCACGCTGTCGCCCCGCATGCCCGACTCGGACGTGCCCAAGCGCCACGAGAACGACATCAGCCTCGACCGCATCCCCAAGGACCACCCCTACATCAAGCACAGTGAGTGGGGCCCctgcagggggcactgctggcgcaCGGGCCAGGTTCCCTAACCTGGTCTCCCTCCTTCGCATGGCTTGTGGCCGGCGCTGtgatcccactcccacccccactcctgccttgcaggtgtgctgtgggaggagggcaaggcggccctggagcagctgctgaagtTCATGGTGCACCCGGCCATCTCTAGCATCAACCTCACAGCGGCGCTGGGCTCCCTGGCCACCATCGCCCGCCAGCGGCCCATGTTCATGGCCGAGGTGATCCAGGCCTATGAGACGCTGCACGGTAAGTGCTGGCCCCCAGAGGGGTTCTGCCTCGGGGTCTCACTCCCTGGtctgagccaggaatagaacccagggggcctgaccctcagcccctccaccgttctgcaccccacttccttcccagagccaggaatagaacccagggctcctgccagctcctttcccagcttgtcccccacttcctgcccagggccagaCCCCAGGTTTACCTCAGGCCTCCTGTCCTACAGCTAGTCCCATCTTGGGcaggctccctccccccccgcacctgACTCCCTTTCTGTGTCTCCTCCGCACCCTGTCCAGCCAACCTGCCGCCGACACTGGCCAAGTCCCAGGTGAGCAGCGTGCGCAAGAACCTGAAGCTGCACCTGCTGAGCGTCCTCAAGCACCCCTCGTCCTTCGAGTTCCAGGCACAgatcaccaccctgctggtggaCCTGGGCACCCAGCAGGCCGAGATCGCCCGCAGCATGCCCAGCCTGAAGGACGCGCGCAAGCGCCCACGGGATGACAGCGACCCCGCCCTCAAGAAGATGAAGATAGGTGAGCTGGCGGAGCAGGGCAGGCGCACTCCGCTGGGGGGCTCCATTCAGCAGCAGCCATGACCTGGGGGATCGGTTTCTGGCCGCTGCCAGAGCCCAAACATTGCTGAGAGCCACGTGGGGACCCTTGGTGCAACAAGTTTGTTCCCTTTCCCAGAGGGATGTGATTAAAGGAGCAGCTACTCCactcccagcagggggagcacccgGCTGCTTCACTCacagcctctcccagctgggagcgctgggagggtggggagctcccggcctctcccagcaggagcctgctgtgggggcaggggagctcccagcagggggcgctgtgggggcaggggagccctggcatcCCAGACATCATCCTATTTGGGCCTCTGGGGGGCAGCCTGCCCAGCAAAGTGGGCAATTGTGCCAGCCAgaggtgtgcaggaagcagcttgCCCTTAGAGTGGGAGTTTCTAAGGCAGTGAAGTGCCTCCTGGGCTGGGtaaggtgggtgggggcagtgtgaggcGGGAACGTCCTTCTCTCTGCTGGAGCTGTACTCGCTGTGGGACCCCAGGgactgccaggctggggcagctctggggcacgtggcactTTGGCCTGGGGAGAAGGGGCGGCGGCCTCTGAGCTAaccccagggctctctggtgCAGAGCCGCCCCTTGGGGAGGATGATGAGGATAAGGACCTGGAGCAAGCGGCTGTGCCACCGCCCAAGCTGTCTGTGCAGACCAGCACCCTGTCAGACACGGACATCACAGCCGAgttcctgcagcctctgctgacGCCGGACAATGTGGCCAATCTGGTGGGTGAGGCCGGGCCCTGGCTCGGTGCTGCTGGGTCCCTGGCACCCCTGAAATCCCTTCCCAGTACATAGACacgctgctggggaggggtgcgttgggctgctgctgccacacctggggctgcagctcctgttACAGTGCACGAGCtgctggagggaggctggtggggaaatccagggggtgcagggagcagggctgggctcagcagggggcgctctcccccagcctcagtgCTGACCACGGTAAAGCACCAGGGGGCACGGGGCTGTTGGGCCGCGGTGCTGAGCGGTTGGGCGCTCCGCCTGCAGTGTGGGCTCTAACCTGCCGTCCCAGTGGCATGCTGGGGGAACCACTGCTGCACACGGTTCtcagcctcaggcagctgggcagggactgGGCATAGTGCacagtgtggggcgggggggggtgaatgccaccagcccaccccagccctcgACAGGTCCCCCAGTAGCCATTATCGCTGCCAtgtctcctgccccaggtgctgATCAGCATGGTGTACCTGCCCGACACCATGCCCGCATCCTTCCAAGCCACCTACACCCCAGTGGAGTCGGCCGGCACGGAAGCCCAGATAAAGCATCTTTCCCGCCTGATGGCCACCCAGATGACAGCGGCGGGACTTGGACCGGGTACGGCtgccactgggtgggggaggaggcctTTTATCGGAGGGGGGAGTGGGAGGTAATGTCGGGAGACGGACTCGGTGCCCTCCCCGCCCGTTGATTCTCTGTCTCTCCAGTCTTTGGggtgccagcagagctggggggaagccagggctgggctagcagggggctgtggagtgaggggcaccagcagggctagGGCGAGCTGTAGCTTGTTTTCCCAGCTccactcccctgcctctggagcctgAGGCCAAACGGCTGTGCCTGGCCTTGGGAGGGTGCCCTGAGCAAGACAGCTCCTTGGCTCAGGTGCCCCCTCCTCGCCCAGGCGTGGAGCAGACCAAACTGCTGAAGGAGGAGCCCAAGGAGGAGAAGCTGTCGAAGCCTGAGAGCGTGCTGATCAAACGGCGCCTGTCCCAGGGCCAGGCCATCTCTgtgctgggggcacagggctctGCCACCCTCTTGGACCAAGATGCTCCCCAGGCCAAACGGCGCCCGGAGCCCATCATCCCGGCCACCCAGCCCAGGTGAGGCctagtggggtgtggggggaggggagccctcgGGATCCGTGCTGTGCCCTGGCTCTACGGTCTCCCAGGAGTGATGGGGGCCATTCCAGGGCAGGCGTACACCCCTAAGCCTAGCGCGGCACCCAGGACCTGCTACTCCCCAGGATCTCTCCTCAGCTTTCCCCCCGGCATGGATCATGCCCATCAGTTGGTATCTCTAGTGCTGCCAGACAGCTGTTTTCAAGGAGGGTAGGGCTCCCGAGTGCCTGCATCAgcacatcatagaatcatatgccTGGGAGGGACCCGGAAAGGGCAACACGTTCAGTCCCCATCACTGAGGCAGCACCACCCCCTTGGTCTCCGAAACCTCCAGCGACAggttcagaggtggaaaaaatactCCAAAAGTTCCTTGAGTAAAAGGACAGCTACTTTGGTAGAGGGggaatgtaattaagtaaaagtcgCTGTATTCTtctgggaaactacttgagtaaaagtcctTCAGTGACTCTTCCCCGGATGATTATTCCAGGACATACCCACTGCCCGGAAGCTTTTTCTAATGTCccacctaagcctcccttgctgcaatgtaagctcattgcttcttgtcatatcatcagaggccaaggagaacgattttatctccctgctctttgtaataaccttttaggtgcttgaaagctgttcCTGTGTccactctcagccttctcttctcctgGCTAAACAACCCCACTTCTTCCCATCGTCTCTTGTACATTGTAGTGTCTGGTCTTTCAGTCCTTTCTGGTGGTCTCCTCTGGACTCTCATCTGTCccgaaatgtggtgcccagagctggacacagtaagaacataagagcagccagactggatcagaccgtAGGCCCATggagcccaggatcctgtcttctgacagtggccagtgccaggtgccccagagggaatgaacagaacacggaatcatcaagtgataaaTTTCCTatcgcccatttccagccacttgcagacagaggcaagggacatcgtccgtgcccatcctggctgagagccattgatggacctatccccatgaatttatctagttcttttttaaactttactgtagtcttggccttcccgacgttctccggcaaggagtttcacaggttaactgcgctgtgtgaaaaaatattgtcctattgtttgttttaaatctgctctctattaatttcatttgctgacccctcgttcttgtgttgtgagaagcaGTCAGTACCagttccttatctattttctccacaccgctcatgattttatagacctctatcatgtccccccttaatcgtcttttttccagactaaaacgtcccagtctcattaatctctcctcacatggcagatgctccatacccTGCGGAGGACAACCGCAGGATTACTTGTCGCATCTGTCTTGCATTGCTCCAGCGGACAGAGCCCATAGTCCTGACCCCATTTACTCATTTTGCTTGAGATCTGCTGTGACCCCACCTACCTTTCCACAGGGCTCCTTCCTAGGCCTTCATTTCCCACTTCGCATGGGAGCCACAGGTCGTCccttcctcagtggagcactttgcatttgcccttattgatTTTCATCCTcttcacttcagaccatttctccagtttgttccaatCTTTCTGAATTTTTATCCTCTCCCCCAAAGCACTCGCAACCAGCATTCCCcagcagctgagcacttgggcagccacccaggagagatccaggagctgcccagctaattagcagagcgcccacagctgatAGCTTGTGTTTCTTTTGGGGGTGCACATCCGTGCCTGCCTAGGTGTATATAACAGAATCTgtgctgcccatgggtggaaaatacTAGAAGGGCCATTGCTTGTAACCTCCCCTCCCGGGCTTGGTATCTCCTAAGCCACTTTCTGTGCCATTCTCTAAATCTTTGAtaagtgaacagaacagacctGGAGCTGATCCATGGGGATCCCTCTCCGTGTGCCCCTCCAGCTTGATTCAACTGATACCATCAGCAGGGCCTAAAGCTGCCAAAGAGGAGTGGTGGTTACAGCAGTTTGTCCTGACGGGAGCTGTGTCTCATTCTTGTGGGGTTCCCCATCAGGTGTAACATGAGAGGGTTTTCCAGGCATGGCTGGGAGGGACAAAccgggcaaattgcttaaaacagggctacttacagcccaaaaCTAGGGGTCCTCCACTATAAAGCACCAAGCCACAGGCAAAGAGCACCTCTGTGGCCAAACaattccctcagacactccagcttcTCTTGTGCCATAACCAGTATCTTTCCTTacacaggtgagaggttatgacaGCCAATCTCACTAAATCCAAAAAGggtcttccagtcccaaagggaCCACCCACATTCCTAGGTCAATTTACctacctcagatcttacccaaaaagcACACTGCGCCAGTCCTTTAGACTCTAAACTCTAAAGGTTTATTActcgaaagaaagaaagaataaggtTAGAATAAAATGGTTAAAGTAATCGAATTCCATATGCCaatcacaaaggctacatctacactagccaaaagcttcgaaatggccgtgcaaatggccatttcgaagtttactaatgaagcgctgaaatacatatttagcgcctcattagcatgtgggaggccacggcacttcgaaattggtgtggctcgtccagacggggctccttttcgaaaagaccctggctacttcaaagtccccttattcctatgagcagatgggaataaggggacttcgaagtaggcggggtcctttcgaaaaggagccccatctggatgacccacacggcggcgagccacgtcaatttccaaatgccgcagccacccgcatgctaatgaggctgtgatggggttcaggggtccccctgcactgcaccgcgtccgctggcaggagtgactctcactcagcaagtacaacagaaggtttattagacagcagaagcccagtttctcacagaagcgacagcacagcagccagagacagtccttccaacctgttctggggggaagaccccgaggggtgcccctctggggtgtagctttccccctcctcaggctggctgccttccagctctcccttttcctcgcctctaactgccgcccccgattcaaaacccagctcagctcctccctgctctttgttcaggcagaggtgttacctgccagttgtagccccagggtcatccttagccactgggaactgctgcttgcctcggacatccagcctgactcacacatgcactccccccactccattacagaggcgctgaatatgtatttcagcgcttcattagtaaacttcaaaatggctatttgcatggtcatttcgaagtttttggctagtgtagacacggcctacgtgTAAAAATGACACAAACATATGAGCTGTATAAAccgattcagtgaatcaccagcttctagcaaacacctcccttggcccagttgacacaagatttggtgcaaaccaaGAACAGTGTTTTGCATGTTCATTTCGAAATCCAATACCGTCCCACCATGTCTCTGTGTTGCCGTTATCAcgcctctctgccccctccagtcCGTTGTCCTTCGGCTGCTGAGTCCAGCTGAGCTCCTGGTCTTGCTTGAGCCTAGTGCTTGAGCACTGATATTTCCCAATCTCCCTGGACATATGTTGAGTCCAGCCAGCTCGTAATGGCACTTTCCCACCGCTCAGACACACGGGGGCCTGGCCTCTGCGCCTGGGGAAGTGGCGTAGCGCTCTGTGCCAAGTGGGTTGCGATACCAAGTCAAAGGGGTAACACAGGGTGTGGGCTGTTCCCGAGAATGGTCCCTGCTTCCGGCACTGAGCCACTCCCTactgccctgctccaggctggCAGGCGCCGGCGGGCGCAAGAAGGTTTTCCGCCTGAGTGACGCGATCAAGCCGCTGTCGGACATGCAGATGGAGGTGCTGAAGCTGGGCGCTGTGAAGCGGATCCTGTCCTCGGAGAGAGCTGTAGCCTGCAGCGGGGCGGCCCAGGTAGGCAGCGGCTTGGCCgtgatggggcaggggcctggggtaCTGTCTGTGCCTgactgtcccctcctctcccccaggctCGTGTCAAGATCCTCTCATCGTTGGTGACCCAGTTCAACGTGCCCCTGAAGAACGAGGTCATGGCCTTCATCCTGGACGATATCCGCAACCAGCTGGACCTGGCCTTTGCCTGGCTGTATCAGGAGTACAGCATCTACCTGAGCAAGTATCCCACCGGCTCCCTGGACAGCTACGACGAGTGCCTCATCGGCCTGCTCTCTGGCCTGCAGGAGAAGCCGGACCAGAAGGATGGGTGGGTgtcccagctgaggagctgggcttccagGGAAGAGCTGAGTGACAGCTGGGAGGTGGAACCTGCCCTGGCTCAGTCACTCATCTGGACATAGGCCAGcctgggtgtggggttgggggggacacACACTCCCTGCCATCCGCTGCAGTGAGCTTAGCCCGTGCCAGGAGCTGCGCCCCAGTGGGACGTCAGCACTGCGAACTGCTAGGAAGGGTCCTGGTTCCCACGTCCCCATCACACAGCAGTGAGCAGTTTCGCTCCGTCCCAGCGGAGGGCTcgagggctctgggcactgcactCTGCTGGAGGCCTCTGCCTGCACCACGCATCTCTTGCCCTGCTGGGGAGGTGAGCTGGCTCATATCATGGGGCAGGAGTTCTCCTtttccagcctggccctggcccaccccagaggtggctgcaaggAGCACAGCCTGGTGGTGATGGTTGGCGTGTGCCCCTGCAGGATCTTCACCAGGTTGGTGCTGGAAGCCCCGCTCATCACGGAGAGTGCGCTGGAGGTGATCCGCAAGTACTGTGAGGACGAGGTGAGTCCGAGGGAGAgcagcaggcaaggaggcacGGGCCTGGCCCAAGAAGGTGCTGACAAACCCAGCGGACCCTCctccagcaggctgggggtggacaGGGCGGGCATGGCAGCCCCCTCTCGTGGCGTGTGCCCCCACGGCAGGCAGGCTGCTGTGCTTCCTGCCCATGTCTCTCCCCAGTCCTTCCCTTTGCCTTAGGCAAGCTCCAGCCGAGTGCCCCGATCCCATTCCCAAGTCTTGGGggcggcctggggggcaggggacggggGAGTTCGGAGCCTATGGGGGACCATCTGCTCACTGGGGGCCGTCTGTCGCAGAGCCGCACCTACCTGGGCATGTCCACCCTCCGGGACCTGATCTTCAAGCGCCCGTCCAGGCAGTTCCAGTATCTGCATGTCCTGCTGGACCTCAGCTCCCACGAGAAGGACAAGGTATGTCCAGCAGCCGGGGGCTGGTGTCTTGTGGCATCATCCGGCCCTTCTGTGTGTTCACCCAACCCTGCTCACACGCGCACACAGCCGCAGGCCAGGCTCCGCCGTGGGGGCCTCCCCCAGGCTGTGAAGATGCAGAACCCTGCCGATGAGACCTGTAACTCAGCTCCTTACCACTCCCCCAGTGgcctgagcagagcagagggctCCCGGCCGCATCCTGGTCAATCCCAGCCTGCCTCCTCTCTGGCCTCCACCCCAGCTAGACAGGGTGTGGTTCCCTGCCTGGGGCACTGCTATGCAGCTGTCTCCAGCTGCCTGTCGCCTCCCATCCCGTCCCCATGCTCTTATGCAGTGCTTGTGCCCCCCAGGTCCGCCAGCAGGCCATCCTCTTCATCAAGCGCATGTACGAGAAGGACCAGTTGCGGGAGTATGTGGAGAAGTTCGCGCTGAACTACCTGCAGCTCCTGGTGCACCCCAACCCCCCGTCGGTGCTCTTCGGAGCTGACAAGGACACGGGTAATGAGGCGGGGGGAGCCAGTGAGGCTGGCGGCTGTCCCTGGGGGGCAGTGCTCAGCACTGCTACTTGGTGGGTCAGATCTCCCTGACAGCACTGGgctcgggggagggaggggggtccCCCAGcttggtgctggcagctgctccccactcAGTGACTAGAGAAAGGGGCATGTGGAGCTGCCTCCAGACAGACTTGAGCTTGACCCCTGGGGTCACTATAGCACTTTCAGAGAATCCCAGGCCCATGGCTGGGTTCTTCCCAGTGGCGATTGCTCTAGGCTGTGCTCTAGCCCCGGCCGTGCTAGTAGCCAAGGATTCCACAGCCCCCCGAGAGCGAATcggcccagctgccagccccttcctccaGTCTGAGCCTTTCCCTcgcctcctggctgccccagctgcgcAGGCAGGCGCCGGAGGCGAGAGCACCCAGCGCTCTGTCCCCTGGTTCTCCAGCTGCGGCCGTCCGCTGGGAGCCCCGTGACTGATCTGCCTCCTTGTCGTGCAGAGGTGGCCGCCCCCTGGACTGAAGAGACTATCAAGCAGTGTCTGTACCTGTACCTGGCCCTGCTGCCGCAGAACCACAAGCTGATCCACGAGCTGGCGTCGGTCTACACGGAGGCCATTGCCGACATCAAGCGCACTGTGCTGCGGGTCATCGAGCAGCCGGTGAGCGAGGCGGGCGAGCCCCGTtgctcctggccctccagggctggggagctgcagctgctggaagggGGCAGCGGGGCCCGTTGGCTGGAGCTGTCTGAGCCCAGGCTCTTGGGGTAGGGGccgtctgtacagcacctagcgctgTGCgggcctggtccatgactgggacAACTAGGGGCTCCCATAATACACCTAATAGCAAGGAGCTAGTGCAGCGCCTAGCACTAGAGGGGCATGTGGTCACTGTTATTCCTAGATTTTACTGTAATACACCAAATAATGAGGCAGGCAAATTGGCCATACTTGGTATTAAGGTTCAGGTTAGAAATAAAGGGTTGCCAGAGGATGTCGGAGGGCCAAGACAGCAACaaggc is from Carettochelys insculpta isolate YL-2023 chromosome 22, ASM3395843v1, whole genome shotgun sequence and encodes:
- the SYMPK gene encoding symplekin, encoding MASGAGDGGNPRMSIASQFFTQEESSSVDSMTTSERVVDLLNQAALISNDAKINLLKQVQELIINKDPTLLDNFLDEIIAFQADKSIEVRKFVIGFIEEACKRDIELLLKLIANLNMLLKDENVNVVKKAILAMTQLYKVALQWMVKSKVINDLQEACWEMVSAMASDIILLLDSDNDGIRTHAIKFVEGLIITLSPRMPDSDVPKRHENDISLDRIPKDHPYIKHSVLWEEGKAALEQLLKFMVHPAISSINLTAALGSLATIARQRPMFMAEVIQAYETLHANLPPTLAKSQVSSVRKNLKLHLLSVLKHPSSFEFQAQITTLLVDLGTQQAEIARSMPSLKDARKRPRDDSDPALKKMKIEPPLGEDDEDKDLEQAAVPPPKLSVQTSTLSDTDITAEFLQPLLTPDNVANLVLISMVYLPDTMPASFQATYTPVESAGTEAQIKHLSRLMATQMTAAGLGPGVEQTKLLKEEPKEEKLSKPESVLIKRRLSQGQAISVLGAQGSATLLDQDAPQAKRRPEPIIPATQPRLAGAGGRKKVFRLSDAIKPLSDMQMEVLKLGAVKRILSSERAVACSGAAQARVKILSSLVTQFNVPLKNEVMAFILDDIRNQLDLAFAWLYQEYSIYLSKYPTGSLDSYDECLIGLLSGLQEKPDQKDGIFTRLVLEAPLITESALEVIRKYCEDESRTYLGMSTLRDLIFKRPSRQFQYLHVLLDLSSHEKDKVRQQAILFIKRMYEKDQLREYVEKFALNYLQLLVHPNPPSVLFGADKDTEVAAPWTEETIKQCLYLYLALLPQNHKLIHELASVYTEAIADIKRTVLRVIEQPIRGMGMNSPELLLLVENCPKGAETLVTRCLHSLTDKVPPSPELVKRVRDLYHKRLPDVRFLIPVLNGLEKKEVIQALPKLIKLNPIVVKEVFNRLLGTQHGEGNSAVSPLNPGELLIALHNIDSTKCDMKSIIKATNLCFGERNVYTSEVLAVVMQQLMEQSPLPMLLMRTVIQSLTMYPRLGGFVMNVLSRLIMKQVWKYPKVWEGFIKCCQRTKPQSFQVILQLPPQQLSAVFEKCPELREPLLIHVRSFTPHQQAHVPNSTMAILEASSKQEMEVKDSQRLEEEELQPAPLFPRMSQDMIALRLAQEKALKRQLEEEQKLKQPASQPRPARAPAPLPAEEPTDLREEGPEVQMPTIFISTPEEEEGSGGDGALLDSSAEGTPAGKEPKSKDAGASSTPNEAAESKSEKPSPAEPAPSGSQPASQPEEQPEPSAEPEQKAES